In one Pseudomonadales bacterium genomic region, the following are encoded:
- a CDS encoding SDR family oxidoreductase — protein MTRVAGKVAIITGAASGLGKADAFRLAEEGAQLMLTDINEEAGNEVAKACGGLFFTQDVSNETSWSELIERTISSFGRLDVLVNNAGIAPTANIESTSTEQWHLTLRVHLDGTFFGCRAAIPVIAESGGGSIINMSSTAALVGLSPYLAYSAAKGGIRSMTKSIASHCREQKNNIRCNSIHPGSISTPMVHNALESLSGYRLMDQEDPEAARIALGIGEPLDVANMVLFLASDESKHINGAEILIDGGSTFGASR, from the coding sequence ATGACCAGAGTTGCCGGCAAGGTAGCCATCATTACCGGAGCCGCCTCGGGGCTCGGCAAGGCAGACGCTTTCCGACTCGCCGAAGAAGGTGCTCAGCTGATGCTGACAGACATCAACGAAGAGGCGGGTAACGAAGTCGCGAAGGCCTGTGGCGGCCTGTTCTTTACCCAGGATGTGAGCAACGAAACCTCCTGGTCCGAACTCATCGAGCGAACCATCTCCAGCTTCGGGCGCCTGGACGTGCTCGTCAACAATGCCGGCATCGCTCCCACAGCCAATATCGAATCCACTTCCACAGAGCAATGGCACCTCACTCTGCGTGTCCACCTCGATGGTACTTTCTTCGGCTGCCGCGCGGCCATTCCGGTGATCGCAGAATCCGGTGGGGGTTCGATTATCAACATGTCTTCAACCGCCGCCCTGGTGGGACTGTCTCCCTATCTCGCCTATTCAGCGGCCAAAGGCGGGATCCGATCGATGACAAAATCGATTGCCAGCCACTGCCGTGAACAGAAGAACAACATTCGTTGCAACTCGATACATCCCGGCAGTATCTCCACACCGATGGTGCACAACGCGCTGGAAAGTCTTTCGGGATACCGGCTGATGGATCAGGAAGACCCGGAAGCGGCCCGCATAGCGCTCGGGATCGGTGAACCACTCGATGTCGCGAACATGGTTCTGTTCCTAGCATCGGACGAATCCAAACACATTAACGGGGCCGAAATCCTCATCGATGGCGGCTCCACCTTCGGAGCATCCAGATGA
- a CDS encoding NfeD family protein, with amino-acid sequence MEIALIWILVGFVLIVAEFVLTSFIVVFFGLAALCVGLLLWAGMTDAYGLPYLMFAALSLGSVLLLRSRFQEWFVGTTISADVDDDFIGHEVRIASGFDAASPGRGKVDYRGASWDSKSTSALFPPGSVARISDRKGSLLEIEPVAD; translated from the coding sequence ATGGAAATCGCCCTCATCTGGATACTTGTCGGCTTCGTGCTGATCGTCGCCGAATTCGTGCTGACCAGTTTTATCGTCGTCTTTTTCGGCCTGGCCGCGCTCTGTGTCGGCCTGCTGCTGTGGGCCGGCATGACAGACGCATACGGACTGCCCTATCTGATGTTTGCCGCGCTCTCGCTGGGCTCCGTGCTGCTGCTGCGCAGCCGTTTTCAGGAGTGGTTTGTCGGCACTACGATTTCCGCTGATGTGGACGATGACTTCATCGGCCATGAGGTCCGCATAGCGAGCGGCTTCGATGCGGCCAGCCCGGGTCGCGGAAAGGTGGACTATCGGGGGGCGAGCTGGGATTCGAAGAGCACATCAGCGCTGTTTCCGCCGGGATCGGTTGCGCGCATTTCGGATCGTAAAGGTTCGCTGCTGGAGATTGAGCCCGTAGCCGACTGA
- a CDS encoding alpha/beta hydrolase → MQNQRLPTTTLLPFLLLSALTLTGCGADDPGPTPNVAPDTAAAPAEDAAATAVPIEETLLPGIRMHFVDSNGIRLRVAEMGEGPVVLLAHGWPESWYSWRHQIRALAAAGYRVLAPDMRGYGASDAPGPEEDYNLVTLAADMVGILDAFAVTEATMVGHDWGAPVATHSVLLHPERFNGLIIMSVPYGGRAPNPPMAGMRSRVGDNFFYILYHNEPNGVAEAEYDADPRGLLSRLYLSPDSPREAPEVTDPKRAAGGWIPRLGAAKGLPDWLTQQDLDYYVSQVEDAGFRGGVNYYRNIGRNWELTENLAGASVRVPTLFIAGDKDIVIGGATQADLEGMMKPVIPELKGVLLIPGIGHWVQQEAPEQTSAAILEFLADLHAHRE, encoded by the coding sequence ATGCAGAATCAGAGGCTGCCGACGACCACCCTCCTCCCATTCCTGTTGCTCTCTGCACTGACGCTCACCGGCTGTGGTGCTGACGATCCTGGGCCCACCCCGAATGTGGCACCCGACACCGCGGCCGCGCCGGCTGAAGACGCCGCTGCCACCGCAGTACCCATCGAAGAGACTCTGCTGCCCGGTATCAGAATGCACTTCGTCGATTCCAACGGTATCCGCTTGCGCGTCGCCGAAATGGGCGAAGGACCTGTTGTCCTGCTCGCACACGGCTGGCCCGAATCCTGGTATTCCTGGCGTCATCAGATACGCGCCCTGGCAGCTGCCGGTTATCGTGTGCTGGCGCCGGATATGCGCGGCTACGGGGCAAGTGACGCGCCCGGACCGGAAGAAGATTACAACCTGGTGACTCTGGCAGCGGACATGGTCGGGATACTGGATGCCTTTGCAGTCACCGAAGCAACCATGGTGGGCCACGACTGGGGTGCACCGGTCGCGACTCACAGCGTGCTGCTGCATCCGGAGCGGTTCAATGGACTCATCATCATGAGCGTCCCCTACGGCGGCCGCGCGCCGAATCCTCCGATGGCGGGCATGCGGTCCCGGGTCGGTGACAACTTTTTCTATATTCTCTACCACAATGAGCCCAACGGGGTTGCAGAAGCCGAGTACGATGCCGACCCGCGCGGCCTGCTGAGTCGCCTCTACCTCTCACCGGACTCCCCCCGAGAGGCACCGGAGGTAACCGACCCGAAGCGCGCCGCTGGTGGCTGGATTCCCCGTCTCGGTGCCGCGAAGGGTCTGCCCGACTGGCTGACTCAGCAGGATCTGGATTACTACGTGAGCCAGGTTGAAGACGCCGGTTTTCGCGGTGGCGTGAACTACTACCGGAACATCGGGCGGAACTGGGAGCTCACCGAAAACCTCGCAGGCGCCAGCGTCCGTGTGCCAACTCTGTTTATCGCCGGAGACAAGGACATCGTGATCGGAGGTGCGACGCAGGCAGATCTGGAAGGCATGATGAAGCCTGTAATCCCGGAACTGAAGGGCGTGCTGCTGATTCCCGGTATCGGACACTGGGTACAGCAGGAGGCGCCGGAACAGACCAGCGCAGCGATACTCGAATTTCTTGCAGACCTGCACGCACACCGCGAATAA
- a CDS encoding SRPBCC family protein encodes MAQARVVEVINAPVDRVWQHLGNFAGIRPGPGIDAVEYTGEGVGMTRNMRLSTGTVIEQLTHHDPAKKTFSYAIINEDSPLPFKNYSATVQLLANDDDSTTVEWTGTFEPEGIEEAKAIRFATGIYTSAIKNARAELKAD; translated from the coding sequence ATGGCACAGGCCAGAGTCGTGGAAGTCATCAATGCACCCGTCGATCGGGTCTGGCAGCATCTGGGCAACTTTGCCGGTATAAGACCCGGCCCGGGCATCGATGCGGTCGAATACACAGGCGAGGGCGTCGGTATGACCCGTAACATGCGACTGAGCACCGGTACCGTCATCGAACAGCTCACTCATCACGATCCGGCGAAGAAGACCTTCAGCTACGCGATCATCAATGAAGATTCCCCGCTGCCTTTCAAAAACTACTCCGCCACCGTCCAGCTGCTGGCCAACGACGACGACTCAACGACAGTGGAGTGGACGGGGACATTCGAACCGGAAGGTATTGAAGAAGCCAAGGCGATAAGATTCGCAACAGGCATCTACACCAGCGCCATCAAGAACGCCAGAGCTGAGCTGAAGGCCGACTGA
- a CDS encoding aminoglycoside phosphotransferase family protein — protein MNTLDEQTLTRMLLESGQLTGGVVENAVQTPSSYTAFTSKIYDLRLTYSADSTGKRPERALMKVTEAPIFRAGRAEASFYAFANQDRRQNPDALVEIYGNLVDDGTRLAVLLMKDMAGPFIGSDWPVPFQQRDCVRVVQALAGVHAHWWGDVRVDAERATRGAGREADDLRIRSSAQNLIDRLGDALSPGRRALIERLADVYPHLHESRLAGSGRQTVVHGDAHLWNFLIPEDESRVSLLIDWQLWGVDFGAADLAYMMALHWFPERRQRFEKPLVADYVAALQSLGVDCDFKAVWDDYRFMVAGLLTKVVVYASVIPAGIWWPHLERAFLAFEDLDCAQMISR, from the coding sequence ATGAACACACTGGACGAACAGACGCTGACCCGGATGCTGCTGGAGTCGGGACAGCTGACCGGTGGTGTTGTGGAAAATGCTGTGCAGACGCCGAGCAGTTATACCGCTTTCACATCGAAGATTTATGACCTGCGCCTGACCTACAGCGCTGACAGCACGGGTAAGCGCCCCGAGCGCGCTCTGATGAAGGTCACGGAAGCTCCGATATTCCGTGCAGGTCGAGCGGAAGCGAGCTTCTATGCGTTCGCGAATCAGGATCGGCGTCAGAATCCGGATGCACTCGTCGAAATCTATGGAAATCTGGTTGATGACGGGACCCGGTTGGCGGTGCTGCTGATGAAAGACATGGCAGGACCCTTTATCGGATCTGACTGGCCGGTGCCGTTTCAGCAGCGAGACTGTGTACGGGTGGTGCAGGCGCTTGCCGGTGTGCACGCGCACTGGTGGGGAGATGTGCGCGTGGATGCAGAGCGGGCGACGAGAGGGGCCGGGCGGGAAGCGGACGATCTGAGAATCAGATCGTCCGCGCAGAATCTGATTGATCGGCTGGGAGACGCGCTGTCGCCGGGCAGGCGCGCTCTCATCGAGCGGCTGGCGGACGTCTATCCGCACCTGCACGAGTCCCGACTTGCGGGATCCGGACGGCAGACCGTTGTGCATGGCGACGCTCACCTGTGGAATTTTCTGATTCCGGAGGATGAGTCCCGGGTGTCTCTCCTGATCGACTGGCAACTCTGGGGTGTGGACTTCGGTGCAGCTGATCTCGCCTACATGATGGCCCTGCACTGGTTCCCCGAGCGCCGGCAGCGCTTCGAGAAGCCCCTGGTTGCCGACTATGTGGCTGCTCTGCAATCGCTCGGAGTCGACTGTGACTTCAAAGCTGTCTGGGACGACTACCGCTTCATGGTGGCCGGACTGCTGACGAAGGTGGTTGTCTACGCGAGCGTCATCCCCGCCGGCATATGGTGGCCGCATCTGGAGCGGGCCTTCCTGGCCTTCGAAGACCTTGATTGTGCGCAGATGATCAGTCGATGA
- a CDS encoding stomatin-like protein yields the protein MEISLILSIGVAVVVLVALAKTARVVPQREQFVIERLGKFSRTLDAGFHILIPFVDRVAYKHTLKEQAFDVASQTCITKDNIAVAVDGVIYLQVVDARSASYGIENYLFATSQLAQTTLRSEIGKIELDRSFEERETINAQVVNAVDRAAEPWGVKILRYEIKDIMPPESVRDALEKQMRAERERRAVVAQSEGERQARINVSEGEKQETINLSEAEKLRQINEAEGRAQEIRLIAEATAHGLREVASAISEPGGRDAVSLRVAEQWVTEFGRLAKTNNTMIVPAQLGDVATLVATAMSTMNQVRGDSQPG from the coding sequence GTGGAAATTTCCCTGATCCTGAGTATTGGTGTTGCGGTCGTCGTTCTCGTTGCCCTGGCGAAAACGGCCCGGGTGGTGCCCCAGCGGGAGCAGTTCGTGATCGAACGCCTCGGCAAGTTCTCACGCACTCTGGATGCCGGCTTTCATATCCTGATTCCCTTCGTGGACCGGGTCGCCTACAAGCACACCCTCAAGGAGCAGGCCTTCGATGTGGCCTCCCAGACCTGCATCACCAAGGACAACATCGCGGTGGCGGTGGATGGGGTGATCTACCTGCAGGTGGTGGACGCCCGCTCGGCCAGCTATGGTATCGAGAACTACCTGTTTGCAACCTCCCAGCTTGCCCAGACCACACTGCGCTCCGAGATCGGCAAGATTGAACTCGATCGCTCCTTCGAAGAACGGGAAACCATCAACGCCCAGGTGGTGAATGCGGTAGACCGGGCGGCGGAACCCTGGGGCGTGAAGATTCTCCGTTACGAGATCAAGGACATCATGCCTCCGGAATCGGTGCGCGACGCACTGGAAAAGCAGATGCGTGCTGAGCGGGAGCGGCGCGCCGTGGTGGCGCAGTCAGAGGGCGAGCGTCAGGCGCGCATCAACGTCTCAGAAGGCGAGAAGCAGGAGACAATCAACCTTTCGGAAGCGGAAAAGCTGCGGCAGATCAACGAGGCGGAAGGCCGGGCCCAGGAAATCCGTCTCATTGCCGAGGCAACAGCGCACGGACTGCGGGAGGTCGCCAGTGCCATATCCGAACCGGGTGGCCGGGATGCGGTCAGCTTGCGGGTGGCGGAGCAGTGGGTGACAGAGTTCGGTCGGCTGGCCAAGACCAATAACACCATGATCGTGCCGGCCCAGCTCGGAGATGTCGCCACACTGGTTGCAACTGCCATGAGCACCATGAATCAGGTGCGCGGAGACTCCCAGCCGGGCTGA
- a CDS encoding M48 family metallopeptidase: MPDQFNAASIRCINDRKMAESLLTDPLIRRVNEQIARHEEDNPSGLRRRLLSTSVRLSARMAPDLHEMARECVERLEIDIEPELYVFASPQFNAMCFKPEEKHLYVMFSSSLIEGFDENELKFVVGHELGHHAYRHHDIPIGLVLQGNARPDPKLALSLFTWSRYAEISADRAGAHCARDIKAVSRALFKLASGLTGTTIDFHLDDFLAQVDEMQVIDQKPGEGAPKEDWFSTHPFSPLRVKALELFDQSEFARPGGVSAEDLEQAVQRVMGLMDPNYMQGRTKADEAMRRLLFAGAVLIGLADGQASEAEVEVFEKFFGRGSLKEGLDVATLEKSLPERMRQVRETASPSQAMQVLRDLCLLARAEGHTTSREREVLMRIADGLGLAEAIVDSTLCAEFEPD, encoded by the coding sequence GATCCCCTGATCCGGCGGGTCAACGAACAGATCGCGCGCCATGAGGAAGACAATCCGAGTGGCCTGCGGCGCAGGCTTCTGTCTACCTCGGTGCGCCTGAGTGCCCGTATGGCGCCCGACCTGCACGAAATGGCCCGGGAATGTGTGGAGCGCCTCGAGATAGACATCGAGCCCGAGCTTTATGTTTTCGCCAGTCCGCAGTTCAACGCGATGTGCTTCAAGCCCGAAGAGAAGCATCTCTATGTGATGTTCTCCTCCAGTCTCATCGAGGGCTTCGATGAGAACGAGCTGAAGTTCGTGGTGGGCCATGAGCTGGGTCATCACGCCTACCGTCATCACGACATCCCCATCGGGCTGGTACTGCAGGGCAATGCCCGGCCGGATCCAAAACTCGCGCTGTCGCTTTTCACCTGGTCGCGCTACGCGGAGATCTCGGCTGACCGCGCCGGTGCGCACTGTGCCAGGGACATCAAGGCGGTCTCCCGCGCACTCTTCAAGCTGGCATCGGGTCTCACCGGCACCACGATCGACTTCCATCTCGACGACTTTCTCGCCCAGGTGGACGAGATGCAGGTCATCGATCAGAAGCCGGGGGAAGGGGCGCCGAAGGAAGACTGGTTTTCCACCCATCCCTTCAGTCCGCTGCGGGTGAAGGCGCTCGAACTCTTCGACCAGTCGGAGTTTGCGCGGCCGGGCGGCGTGAGTGCCGAGGATCTTGAACAGGCTGTGCAGCGGGTGATGGGTCTCATGGATCCGAACTACATGCAGGGTCGCACCAAGGCAGATGAGGCCATGCGTCGCCTGCTGTTTGCAGGCGCGGTTCTTATCGGACTGGCGGATGGCCAGGCGAGCGAGGCAGAAGTCGAAGTCTTTGAGAAGTTCTTTGGCAGGGGCTCGCTCAAGGAAGGTCTCGATGTGGCCACCCTCGAAAAGAGTCTGCCGGAACGGATGCGCCAGGTGCGGGAAACGGCCAGTCCGTCTCAGGCAATGCAGGTGCTGCGCGATCTCTGTCTGCTGGCCCGGGCCGAAGGCCACACGACCTCCAGAGAGCGGGAGGTGCTCATGCGCATCGCGGATGGTCTGGGGCTCGCGGAGGCCATTGTCGACAGCACGCTGTGTGCTGAGTTCGAACCGGATTAG
- a CDS encoding alpha/beta hydrolase, translating into MKLTLAPQSRKAPEAIAMHKRTTGLSAERPLAKRLPPGKPFSHRLLFAGAGLLLFAHLAAAAEVIPLYSGPAPGSEDWDHQESQYYSDIFRTEVVTNVSHPTLTAFLPDPAIASGTAVIIAPGGGFHALSINSEGNDVARWLQQRGVAAFVLRYRLVPTGKDGVADMVAKTPEQTRSDMAAIAPLSGADGLAAMRLVRTRHSAFGISPDRIGFMGFSAGGAVATLVASRYDAATRPDFVAPIYAGIGMIGDTPVREDAPPLFIVAATDDQLDLARDSLTLYGKWLDAKRSAELHIYASGGHGFGMRRQDLPTDRWIDRFGDWLAAQGLMAVAQ; encoded by the coding sequence GTGAAACTCACACTGGCACCACAATCCCGAAAAGCCCCGGAGGCCATCGCCATGCACAAACGCACCACAGGACTTTCAGCAGAAAGACCGCTGGCAAAAAGACTTCCGCCGGGAAAGCCATTCAGCCACCGGCTACTGTTCGCCGGCGCAGGCCTGCTCCTGTTCGCCCACCTGGCCGCGGCGGCCGAAGTCATACCGTTGTACTCAGGTCCCGCCCCTGGCTCCGAAGACTGGGACCACCAGGAATCGCAATACTATTCAGACATTTTCAGAACGGAAGTGGTCACCAACGTAAGCCACCCGACCCTGACCGCGTTTCTTCCCGACCCGGCCATCGCCAGCGGTACCGCGGTCATCATCGCCCCCGGCGGTGGATTCCATGCACTGTCGATCAACAGCGAAGGTAACGACGTCGCCCGCTGGCTGCAGCAACGCGGCGTGGCCGCCTTCGTACTCAGATATCGCCTGGTGCCCACCGGCAAAGACGGTGTGGCCGACATGGTCGCCAAAACTCCTGAGCAGACCCGCTCGGATATGGCCGCGATCGCACCACTGTCCGGCGCCGACGGTCTGGCAGCGATGCGGCTGGTCCGCACCCGACACAGTGCCTTCGGCATCTCCCCGGATCGAATCGGGTTCATGGGATTTTCTGCCGGGGGCGCGGTGGCAACCCTGGTTGCTTCCCGCTACGACGCAGCCACACGCCCGGATTTCGTCGCACCCATCTACGCGGGTATCGGCATGATCGGAGACACTCCGGTGCGCGAAGACGCACCACCGCTGTTCATCGTTGCAGCGACCGACGATCAACTCGATCTCGCCAGAGACAGTCTGACGCTTTACGGAAAATGGCTGGACGCGAAAAGGTCCGCCGAGCTGCACATCTATGCCAGCGGCGGACACGGCTTCGGCATGCGGCGCCAGGATCTGCCGACAGATCGCTGGATCGATCGCTTCGGAGACTGGCTGGCCGCGCAGGGTCTGATGGCGGTAGCCCAATGA
- a CDS encoding cyclase family protein encodes MRFVDLSVSIENNEHTDHPGGSPKVTYRTHQETAGGLAHFFEGLQPTDLPDSEGWAVETITLSTHNGTHMDAPWHFHSTTDHGARRAPSIDETPLEYCFKPGVKLDFRHFADGYLVSAADVEAELVRIGHTLQPLDIVLVNTSAGAYFGKPGYVDRGCGMGREATLYLTERGVRVVGTDGWSWDAPFKHTAVKWRESHDASIIWEGHKAGREIPYWQMEKLHNLEALPAHGFTVACFPVKIARASAGWTRAVAMFES; translated from the coding sequence ATGCGATTCGTCGATCTCTCCGTCTCCATCGAAAACAACGAACACACCGACCACCCGGGTGGCAGCCCGAAAGTCACCTACCGCACCCACCAGGAAACTGCCGGGGGACTGGCGCACTTTTTCGAGGGTCTGCAGCCCACCGATCTGCCGGACAGCGAAGGCTGGGCGGTAGAGACCATCACGCTGTCGACCCACAACGGCACTCACATGGACGCGCCCTGGCACTTCCACTCCACTACCGACCATGGCGCACGACGTGCGCCCTCCATCGACGAGACCCCCCTCGAGTACTGCTTCAAACCCGGCGTGAAACTGGACTTCCGGCATTTCGCAGACGGCTATCTGGTTTCAGCAGCGGATGTGGAGGCCGAACTCGTTCGCATCGGGCACACACTGCAGCCCCTCGACATCGTGCTGGTGAACACCAGCGCTGGCGCATATTTCGGTAAACCGGGCTATGTGGATCGTGGCTGCGGCATGGGACGCGAAGCCACCCTCTATCTCACCGAGCGCGGAGTACGCGTAGTCGGCACAGATGGCTGGTCCTGGGATGCACCGTTCAAACACACCGCAGTGAAATGGCGCGAAAGCCATGATGCATCCATCATCTGGGAAGGGCATAAGGCAGGCCGGGAAATCCCCTACTGGCAGATGGAGAAACTGCACAACCTCGAAGCGCTGCCGGCTCATGGCTTCACCGTGGCCTGCTTCCCGGTGAAGATCGCCAGAGCGTCCGCCGGCTGGACACGGGCGGTGGCGATGTTCGAATCATAG
- a CDS encoding PEP/pyruvate-binding domain-containing protein has translation MTPRPAFVIPLATKGLSLSQVGGKSRSLSVLACAGLPVPSGFLISTDAYRLFVAHNDLGTRIRTLLAELDSGSIASLESTSDRIRGLFEAHELPAEVESAVIESWRALGERGFYAVRSSATAEDLPDFSFAGQHDSFLGVQGRDAVLHAIRLCWASLWSARAIGYRQRMAIDADRVAMGVIVQEMADAQVSGILFTANPATGDPSELVINAGFGLGEAIVGGLVTPDTFLLSRDDLRVRRTVIGAKAQMIVPGEGSDSQIANTRVVDVPPADRLRAALSTETLGEIASLGLKIEALCDGQPQDIEWAIADGRLLLLQSRPITNLPAGSLPDIRWEPPRPGSRLVRRQVVENMPQPLSTLFEDLYLNEGLDRGLDNFTSVMKLPFDLDAFITRPMFVTVNGFGYCRYDLHLSWRVLSIIPRMIYWYIRHLPRFIRQLIPLWESSGLPEYQATIERWRSLDCSLESDAQLLSGIRALALADAVYWFYITLMVGAAKITEEMLSRTLRSKSLQSRFTTGMFLSGFPSKTDEAKNALAAIASSITRDSTLRHFVLSTPAEILVSTLLDDPRAAAIRDPFAEYLYEYGHQVYDLDFVEPTQGEDPLPVVLSLQALVRKLQIHDNPADAQGESSSVAQERRDTSITAARAAMGPIRKRFFNAFLRWALKFGPYREQALFHMGAAWPTLRKLAFELGGRLTDAGILHSAGAVFFLTSEELRQACDARTEFSENGRLRKPGESSEAGGFSELAEQRQALREARKRLHPPPRVPQDLRFKFGPFDFTRYFEVWETQMHNDPASSTLHGFPVSPGTVTGTVSLILSPADFAQMKPDTILVCPTTTPAWTPLFSQAIGLITDIGGVLAHGSIVAREYGIPAVLGTGDITRRITSGQRVTLNGVTGTVTLID, from the coding sequence ATGACACCTCGCCCAGCCTTTGTGATTCCCCTTGCCACCAAAGGGCTTTCGCTCAGCCAGGTCGGCGGCAAAAGCCGATCGCTTTCTGTACTGGCCTGCGCCGGTCTGCCGGTACCCTCCGGTTTTCTGATCTCCACAGACGCCTACAGGCTGTTCGTCGCACACAACGATCTGGGGACACGCATTCGTACACTGCTGGCAGAGCTGGATAGCGGATCCATCGCATCACTGGAAAGTACCTCAGACCGGATACGCGGTCTCTTCGAAGCGCATGAACTGCCTGCCGAAGTCGAGTCTGCAGTGATCGAGTCATGGCGCGCTCTGGGAGAACGAGGCTTCTACGCTGTGCGTTCCTCTGCCACCGCAGAAGATCTGCCCGACTTCTCTTTCGCAGGACAGCACGACAGCTTTCTCGGAGTACAGGGTCGCGACGCTGTGCTCCACGCCATTCGACTCTGCTGGGCGTCGCTGTGGAGCGCGCGGGCGATCGGCTACCGCCAGCGAATGGCCATAGATGCTGACCGAGTCGCCATGGGTGTGATTGTGCAGGAGATGGCGGACGCACAGGTGTCCGGAATTCTGTTTACCGCAAACCCGGCCACCGGAGATCCTTCGGAGCTTGTGATCAATGCGGGATTCGGACTGGGAGAAGCGATCGTGGGTGGTCTGGTGACGCCGGATACCTTTCTGCTTTCCCGGGACGATCTGCGTGTGCGCAGAACCGTGATCGGTGCCAAAGCACAGATGATCGTCCCGGGTGAGGGATCCGATAGTCAGATCGCGAATACCCGCGTCGTGGATGTTCCGCCTGCGGATCGCCTGCGAGCCGCCCTCAGCACGGAAACACTCGGTGAAATCGCATCTCTCGGCCTGAAGATCGAAGCACTGTGTGATGGCCAGCCCCAGGACATCGAGTGGGCCATTGCTGACGGAAGGCTGTTGCTGCTGCAGTCCCGACCCATCACGAATCTGCCTGCCGGATCTCTCCCCGACATCCGCTGGGAACCACCCCGTCCCGGTTCAAGGCTCGTCCGGCGGCAGGTTGTCGAGAACATGCCCCAGCCGCTTTCGACCCTGTTTGAAGATCTGTATCTGAATGAAGGACTGGACCGGGGCCTCGACAATTTCACGTCAGTGATGAAACTGCCCTTCGATCTGGACGCGTTCATCACCCGCCCGATGTTCGTGACCGTGAACGGCTTCGGTTACTGCCGATACGATCTGCATTTATCCTGGCGTGTATTGTCCATCATTCCCAGGATGATCTACTGGTACATCCGCCATCTACCCCGGTTCATCAGACAGCTGATCCCGCTCTGGGAGTCTTCCGGGCTTCCCGAGTATCAGGCGACCATCGAGCGATGGCGTTCGCTTGACTGCAGCCTGGAATCTGATGCGCAGCTGCTGAGCGGCATCCGCGCACTGGCGCTTGCAGACGCCGTCTACTGGTTCTACATCACGCTGATGGTCGGCGCGGCGAAGATCACCGAAGAAATGCTGAGTCGCACCCTCAGATCAAAGTCCCTCCAGTCCCGATTTACCACCGGCATGTTCCTCAGTGGCTTCCCATCGAAGACGGACGAAGCGAAGAACGCACTGGCAGCAATCGCGAGCTCAATCACCCGGGACAGCACCCTGCGTCACTTTGTGCTGAGCACGCCTGCAGAAATTCTCGTTTCGACCCTTCTCGATGATCCCCGGGCTGCTGCTATCCGGGACCCCTTCGCTGAGTACCTGTACGAGTACGGCCACCAGGTTTACGACCTGGATTTCGTGGAGCCCACCCAGGGCGAGGATCCTCTACCGGTGGTGCTCAGTCTGCAGGCACTCGTCCGAAAACTGCAGATCCACGACAATCCGGCGGACGCACAGGGTGAATCATCATCAGTGGCCCAGGAACGACGCGACACATCGATCACCGCAGCACGCGCCGCCATGGGTCCCATCCGAAAAAGGTTTTTCAACGCTTTTCTGCGCTGGGCACTGAAGTTCGGCCCCTATCGGGAGCAGGCACTTTTCCATATGGGTGCAGCCTGGCCGACCTTGCGCAAGCTGGCCTTCGAACTTGGCGGACGCCTGACCGACGCTGGCATTCTCCACTCCGCCGGCGCCGTGTTTTTCCTCACCAGCGAAGAACTCCGTCAGGCATGCGACGCTCGGACGGAGTTCAGCGAGAACGGCAGGCTCAGAAAACCCGGTGAGTCCAGCGAAGCAGGCGGGTTCAGTGAACTCGCAGAGCAACGGCAGGCTCTGAGAGAAGCGCGCAAGCGCCTGCATCCGCCCCCGCGTGTTCCGCAGGACTTACGCTTCAAATTCGGACCCTTCGATTTCACCCGCTACTTCGAGGTCTGGGAAACCCAGATGCACAACGACCCCGCTTCTTCCACGTTGCACGGATTTCCCGTCAGCCCCGGCACGGTGACCGGAACGGTGAGTCTGATTCTCTCCCCGGCTGATTTCGCACAGATGAAACCCGACACCATTCTGGTGTGCCCCACAACCACCCCCGCCTGGACGCCGCTGTTCTCCCAGGCCATCGGTCTGATCACGGATATCGGCGGGGTGCTCGCTCATGGTTCCATCGTAGCGCGGGAGTATGGTATTCCCGCCGTACTCGGCACCGGCGACATCACCCGCCGTATCACCAGCGGTCAGCGGGTCACCCTGAACGGGGTGACAGGCACCGTGACGCTCATCGACTGA